One genomic region from Neisseria weaveri encodes:
- the glmM gene encoding phosphoglucosamine mutase, giving the protein MAKKYFGTDGVRGEVGQFPITPDFVLKLGYAAGQVLVRHESDHKPTVLIGKDTRISGYMLEAALIAGFTAAGVNVIQTGPLPTPGVAYLTRALRLSAGVMISASHNVYSDNGIKFFAEGGVKLSDEVEMEIEAQIDKEMKTLPSVRLGRARRINGSDDRYIEFCKSTFPAHLDLRGLKLVVDTANGAGYHVAPKVFHELGAEVVSIGDEPNGYNINDKVGATHPKALQAAVLQNEADYGIALDGDGDRVIMVDRHGKVYDGDSLIYVIAKARVHEGVNIGGVVGTVMTNMAMEVALRDQGIEFCRAKVGDRYVLEQLQQRGWLIGGEASGHVLCMDKHNTGDGTISALQVLAALRTLQQDLATVCAEWQPYPQTMINVRLKKGQDWQKASEEALKEVEAELEGKGRVVLRASGTEPVVRVMVEAKQADLAKKGAERIAAAIEQQ; this is encoded by the coding sequence ATGGCAAAAAAATATTTCGGTACCGATGGTGTGCGAGGTGAAGTAGGGCAGTTTCCGATTACGCCTGATTTCGTATTGAAGTTGGGTTATGCGGCAGGTCAGGTTTTGGTAAGACACGAAAGCGACCACAAGCCGACGGTTCTGATCGGTAAAGACACCCGTATTTCAGGCTATATGCTGGAAGCAGCGCTGATTGCGGGTTTTACTGCAGCGGGAGTCAATGTGATTCAGACCGGTCCGTTGCCGACACCCGGTGTGGCTTATCTGACCCGTGCATTGCGTTTGTCCGCAGGCGTCATGATTTCCGCATCGCATAATGTGTATTCCGACAACGGTATCAAATTTTTTGCCGAAGGCGGTGTTAAGTTGAGTGATGAAGTCGAGATGGAAATCGAAGCCCAGATCGACAAAGAAATGAAAACCTTACCTTCTGTGAGATTGGGTCGTGCCCGCCGTATCAACGGATCGGATGACCGCTATATCGAGTTTTGTAAGTCGACTTTTCCGGCCCACTTGGATTTGCGCGGATTAAAATTGGTGGTGGATACGGCTAACGGTGCGGGTTATCACGTTGCACCGAAAGTATTCCACGAATTGGGCGCGGAAGTGGTGTCTATCGGTGATGAGCCGAACGGCTACAATATCAATGATAAAGTCGGCGCAACCCATCCCAAGGCTTTGCAGGCAGCCGTATTGCAGAATGAAGCCGATTACGGCATTGCTTTGGACGGCGACGGCGACCGTGTGATTATGGTTGACCGTCACGGCAAAGTTTACGACGGCGACAGCTTGATTTATGTGATTGCCAAGGCAAGAGTACACGAAGGCGTGAATATTGGCGGTGTGGTCGGAACGGTCATGACCAATATGGCGATGGAAGTAGCTTTGCGCGATCAGGGTATCGAGTTTTGCCGTGCCAAAGTCGGCGACCGTTATGTTTTGGAACAGCTCCAACAGCGCGGTTGGCTGATCGGCGGTGAAGCCAGCGGTCATGTGTTGTGCATGGATAAACACAATACCGGCGACGGCACGATTTCCGCTTTGCAGGTGTTGGCGGCACTCAGAACCCTGCAACAAGACTTGGCTACCGTGTGTGCCGAGTGGCAGCCTTATCCGCAAACCATGATTAATGTCCGTCTGAAAAAAGGCCAAGATTGGCAAAAAGCTTCCGAAGAAGCATTGAAAGAAGTGGAAGCGGAATTGGAAGGCAAAGGCCGTGTGGTATTGCGTGCTTCGGGTACCGAACCTGTTGTGCGTGTGATGGTTGAAGCCAAACAGGCGGATTTGGCTAAAAAAGGTGCGGAGCGTATTGCTGCCGCTATCGAACAGCAATAA